The following are encoded together in the Lactuca sativa cultivar Salinas chromosome 1, Lsat_Salinas_v11, whole genome shotgun sequence genome:
- the LOC122195367 gene encoding secreted RxLR effector protein 161-like, whose product MDTCASAKVPMGFGHKISSDPSGVSVDEKKCRGMIGSLLYLITIRPDIMFSTCLCARFQVNPMMSHLLAVKQIFRYLKGIKHLGIWYPANGSFLLQVYSDSNYGGLQLDRKSTSGGCQFLGGRLVSWSSKKQNCIALSTAEAEYIVAASYTSQVLWMKSQLLDYGYRFQGIPIYCDSQSAIAISHNPIQHSMTKHIDIRYHFIKDHVLNSVQEDPYPIFLDLRDTIARPINWKTD is encoded by the exons atggacacATGTGCTTCTGCTAAGGTACCTATGGGCTTCGGTCACAAAATCTCTTCCGACCCTTCGGGTGTTTCTGTAGATGAAAAGAAAtgtcgaggaatgattggatccttaCTCTATCTCATCACAATTCGTCCGGACATAATGTTCTCAACATGCttatgtgccagatttcaagtcaatccgatgatgtctcatcttttggctGTGAAACAAATTTTCCGGTACCTTAAAGGCATAAAGCACCTCGGAATCTGGTACCCAGCAAATGGAAGTTTCCTTCTGCAAGTTTACTCGgattcaaactatggtggtcttcaacTTGATAGGAAAAGTACATccggaggatgtcaattcctaggTGGTCGTTTAGTcagttggtcatccaagaaacagaactgcATTGCTCTCTCTAcagctgaagctgaatacattgttgctgccAGCTATACttctcaagttctatggatgaaatctcaactcttggattatggttaccgATTTCAAGGCATTCCTATCtactgtgattctcaaagtgccattgcCATCTCACACAATCCGATTCAACACTCCATGACAAAGCACATTGACATTCGGTaccatttcattaaagatcatgttctaAATT CTGTACAG GAAGATCCATATCCAATCTTCCTCGATTTGCGTGACACGATTGCACGCCCTATTAATTGGAAAACGGATTGA